Proteins encoded within one genomic window of Syntrophales bacterium:
- a CDS encoding site-specific DNA-methyltransferase, translated as MPVKYIPYYPNTVTGQAILDNITRTRRVLRYRDNGKVVDRIKRGMPYYELEKIEEVRSQTDIPLPNKEEEHGEFQNLLIRGECISACAYLQDQGVKVDLVYIDPPFASGADYAKKVYLRRNPEFAEKIANAEEEMDLEELRSFEEKMYGDIWNKEDYLNWMYENLTAIKSVMSETASIYVHLDWHIGHYVKVLMDEVFGEDNYKNELIWQKTTAPKAQSGQFANVHDMIYLYSCTDDYLFNKLYTDYSEQYLQDFYKYETTDGRKYRISDFSQAGQGSPMYFGKDGKSLLLEPPSGKHWIWGQNKITDGVINKRIILSTNNVPGLIRYLDEMPGNPLRDIWTDLSAIGPGANENANYATQKPEALLERVIQASSNEGMIIADFFGGSGVTAKVAHDLDRKFIHVDVGINSIQTTRDRLIAVGAQFDIYDIQDGVSLFRNPVQTMDKLKRLIAGLKNEDSIDSFWEGAVNDSKLGLMPVYVPNLLDHSTKVLDIPLMNRIMNEALPDLPDGVKQVIVYYVDIENEPELKKFIADYNATNIQIELRDLKSILDECVINDEADYQLEEVESGFAIEFKSFVSDRLIQKIDVYNQKKLLNDAKNGSFDENGSANGDNGNAENGNGSGSKKPFTPIEISNRGLELIELVSLDCTNSDGVWKNDMELKVDKNGHVILNGRKTKEYWHGKIVAAKKPLRMKIRNIAGDESVINLQER; from the coding sequence ATGCCTGTGAAATACATACCCTATTATCCCAATACCGTAACGGGGCAGGCGATATTAGACAACATCACCCGCACCCGCCGGGTATTGCGCTACCGGGACAACGGCAAGGTGGTGGACCGCATCAAACGGGGAATGCCGTATTATGAACTGGAAAAGATTGAGGAAGTAAGAAGCCAGACTGACATTCCTTTGCCAAATAAAGAGGAAGAACACGGGGAATTTCAAAATCTTCTCATCCGCGGCGAGTGCATTTCCGCCTGCGCTTACTTGCAAGATCAAGGCGTCAAGGTTGACCTTGTCTATATCGACCCGCCCTTTGCCAGCGGCGCGGATTACGCGAAGAAAGTGTACCTAAGGCGGAATCCTGAGTTTGCCGAAAAAATCGCCAACGCGGAAGAGGAAATGGATCTGGAAGAACTCCGCTCCTTTGAAGAAAAGATGTACGGCGACATCTGGAACAAGGAAGATTACCTGAACTGGATGTATGAAAACCTCACGGCCATTAAAAGTGTGATGAGTGAAACAGCCAGCATTTATGTGCACTTGGACTGGCATATCGGGCATTATGTCAAGGTGCTGATGGATGAGGTGTTTGGCGAGGATAACTATAAAAACGAACTGATATGGCAAAAAACGACGGCGCCAAAGGCTCAATCTGGGCAATTTGCTAATGTACACGATATGATATATCTGTACTCATGCACTGATGATTATCTATTTAATAAACTTTACACAGATTATAGCGAACAATACTTACAAGACTTTTATAAATATGAAACAACGGACGGTAGAAAATACAGGATTTCAGACTTTTCACAAGCTGGGCAAGGAAGCCCAATGTATTTTGGAAAAGACGGAAAATCACTTTTATTAGAGCCTCCATCAGGAAAACACTGGATATGGGGTCAAAATAAAATTACCGATGGTGTGATAAATAAACGTATTATTTTATCAACAAATAATGTCCCCGGATTAATACGTTATTTAGACGAAATGCCAGGGAATCCATTAAGAGATATATGGACAGATTTAAGTGCAATAGGACCTGGGGCAAATGAGAATGCTAACTACGCCACCCAAAAGCCCGAAGCTTTGCTCGAACGAGTCATCCAGGCGTCTTCCAATGAAGGCATGATCATCGCCGATTTTTTCGGCGGCAGCGGTGTTACGGCCAAAGTTGCGCATGACCTTGACCGCAAGTTTATTCATGTGGATGTGGGGATCAATAGCATTCAGACCACGCGTGACCGGCTGATTGCCGTCGGCGCCCAATTCGATATTTACGATATTCAGGACGGCGTGTCGCTTTTCCGCAACCCCGTGCAGACCATGGATAAATTGAAACGCCTGATTGCCGGCCTGAAAAATGAGGATTCTATAGACAGCTTCTGGGAAGGCGCGGTGAACGACAGCAAACTCGGCCTTATGCCGGTATATGTGCCGAACCTTCTTGACCACAGCACAAAGGTGCTCGACATACCGCTTATGAACCGCATCATGAACGAAGCGCTGCCCGACCTGCCGGACGGCGTGAAGCAGGTCATTGTTTACTATGTGGACATCGAAAACGAGCCGGAACTGAAAAAGTTTATCGCCGACTATAATGCGACCAATATTCAGATTGAACTGCGGGATTTAAAGAGCATCCTCGATGAATGCGTTATCAACGATGAAGCGGATTATCAGCTTGAAGAAGTGGAGAGCGGATTTGCCATAGAATTTAAGTCCTTTGTCAGCGACCGGCTTATTCAGAAGATTGACGTCTACAACCAGAAAAAACTCTTAAACGACGCTAAAAACGGATCGTTTGATGAAAACGGTTCTGCAAATGGCGATAACGGCAACGCCGAAAACGGCAATGGGAGCGGCAGCAAAAAACCGTTTACTCCGATAGAAATCAGCAACAGGGGGTTGGAACTAATCGAGCTTGTCAGCCTTGATTGTACAAATTCTGACGGCGTCTGGAAAAACGATATGGAACTCAAAGTGGATAAGAATGGCCATGTCATTCTGAATGGCCGCAAGACAAAGGAATACTGGCACGGCAAAATCGTTGCCGCAAAGAAGCCGTTGCGAATGAAGATACGGAATATCGCCGGAGACGAGTCTGTTATTAATTTACAAGAGAGGTAA
- a CDS encoding substrate-binding domain-containing protein: MKQGGKMGWRAALVALAVMTVMALPGFAAGPAQRNIILATTTSTQDSGLLDVLIPVFEKKTGYFVKTIAVGSGQAMAMGQKGEADVLLVHSPAAEKKFMAEGYGVNRLIVMHNDFVVVGAPADPAGIKGTKSTPEAFSKIAAAGSLFLSRADNSGTHAKEKGVWKAAGINPEGQKFYQQTGLGMGQTLNVAAEKKGYTLADRGTYLSMKKNLGLDILKEGDPILLNVYHVIQVNPAKWPKVNAEGAKAFSDFMVSAETQGIIKTFGIAKFGGALFFPDAGKKE, translated from the coding sequence ATGAAACAAGGTGGGAAGATGGGTTGGAGAGCGGCGCTGGTCGCCCTTGCAGTGATGACGGTTATGGCGTTGCCAGGCTTCGCGGCGGGCCCGGCGCAGAGGAACATAATCCTGGCCACGACAACCAGCACGCAGGATTCGGGGCTCTTGGACGTCCTGATCCCGGTCTTTGAAAAGAAGACCGGCTATTTTGTCAAGACAATCGCCGTCGGTTCCGGCCAGGCGATGGCGATGGGGCAGAAGGGCGAGGCGGATGTGCTCTTGGTGCATTCGCCCGCGGCGGAGAAAAAGTTCATGGCGGAGGGATACGGGGTGAACCGCCTGATCGTGATGCACAACGATTTCGTTGTAGTTGGCGCGCCTGCCGATCCGGCCGGGATCAAAGGGACAAAAAGCACGCCGGAGGCCTTCAGTAAAATTGCTGCCGCGGGATCATTGTTCCTGTCGCGGGCGGACAATTCCGGCACCCATGCCAAGGAAAAGGGCGTCTGGAAGGCCGCGGGGATCAACCCCGAGGGGCAGAAATTCTATCAGCAGACCGGCCTGGGCATGGGGCAGACGCTGAACGTCGCGGCAGAGAAGAAGGGATATACACTGGCCGACCGGGGAACCTATCTTTCCATGAAAAAAAATCTTGGCCTGGATATCCTGAAGGAGGGCGACCCGATCCTGCTTAACGTCTATCATGTGATTCAGGTCAATCCGGCGAAATGGCCGAAGGTAAATGCCGAAGGCGCGAAGGCCTTTTCCGACTTCATGGTCTCCGCAGAAACTCAGGGAATCATCAAGACCTTCGGCATCGCCAAATTTGGAGGAGCGCTTTTCTTTCCCGATGCGGGCAAGAAGGAATAG
- a CDS encoding ABC transporter permease yields MELIIEGFRQAFYLIFTLDREVIGITLLSLKVSGSATLISMVGGIFVGTAVALARFPGRQLVVSLINTGMGLPPVVVGLFVTIFLWRNGPLGYLDILYTPTAIILAQTVIAAPIVTGITLAAIQNLPPNLRLQILALGATRLQMVWLLVKEARLPLLAAVMAGFGGVISEVGASIMVGGNIKGYSRVLTTATVMETSRGNFEIAIALSVILMLLSFLVNAILTRIQQRERPR; encoded by the coding sequence ATGGAACTGATTATTGAGGGGTTCAGGCAGGCATTTTATCTGATCTTTACGCTGGATCGGGAAGTCATCGGGATCACGCTGCTGTCGCTCAAGGTGTCGGGGAGCGCGACCTTGATCAGCATGGTCGGCGGCATCTTTGTCGGCACGGCGGTAGCGCTCGCCCGATTTCCGGGAAGGCAGTTGGTCGTGAGCCTGATCAACACCGGGATGGGACTCCCGCCGGTGGTAGTCGGTCTCTTCGTGACGATTTTCCTCTGGCGCAACGGTCCTTTAGGTTATCTGGATATTCTCTATACGCCGACTGCGATCATCCTGGCCCAGACCGTGATTGCCGCCCCGATCGTCACAGGCATAACGCTCGCGGCCATCCAGAACCTGCCTCCCAATCTTCGCCTCCAGATCCTCGCCCTGGGCGCCACGCGCCTCCAGATGGTCTGGCTGCTGGTGAAGGAGGCGCGCCTGCCGCTTTTGGCCGCCGTAATGGCCGGCTTCGGCGGCGTCATCTCGGAGGTCGGGGCATCCATCATGGTCGGCGGGAACATCAAGGGCTACTCCCGTGTTCTGACGACGGCGACGGTGATGGAGACGAGCCGGGGGAATTTCGAAATCGCCATCGCCCTTTCGGTAATTCTGATGCTGCTCTCCTTTCTTGTGAACGCGATCCTCACGAGGATTCAGCAGCGGGAGAGAC